TACAGTGGCAAAACACTTAGGAGATAtcagagaatgaaaagaaagaaaaacaggagctGAGCAGATTGAATTCTTACCCTTTCCTGCAAAATGGCCACATCTCGGGGTGGTGGAGGCCTCCGGCCCCATGGGATCCGCCTGAAACTGCCCccagttctttcttctccattgGGATGCTTAGACTTTTatcaatggtaaaaaaaaaatgtgtggagTTACCAAATGAAAGAGATTGTTGTTTCTTTCAAAAAGTCCCTCTAGAGTCTAGTGGGTGGGCCTGGACTCTCCCCTACAGAGGGATGTGGCcctaaccctggctatcctgagtCCCAATCTTTTATTTCCCTGGCTTCTAGGCAACAGTTTATTTCACCTTCCAGGGCACAAGCCAACCAAGGACATGGCCTGGgggttttcccttttctttggcCACCACCATACTCTGCTAGCTACAGGCCTTAGACAGATCACTTCATTCCaggactttcttttcttatctgtaaaactGGTACTTTAGTCCCAAATAGTAAGAGTTCTTCTCAAGAAATCCACACATAATCTGGGTAAATATAATGTGAGTTACAAATAGGTCTTGACTAAATTCACAAATGAATTTATTTCCCTATTATGAGCAAACAAAAGTGTATCATATTCTCAGCCTATCCTATAGCCTATATGAACACATGGTCACTCCTGAAGTTAAATGACTCAAGAAACATAAGACAAATGAACAACCTAGTATAGGAGTAAGAAAGCAGCACAAAGTTAAGGATAATATCACAGATCTTACCTTCCGGTTCCTCTTGCCCCGGGTTCTGGTTGTGGGCTCCAAACTCAACTGAGCCAGGTAGTCATCTGCCAAGGCctgaacagcagcagcaacctgAGTCTCAAGGGCACTTATGCTGGCCTGAGAGGTAGCCATCTTGGCCTGAGCTCCTTGTTCATTGATTTGAGCCTGGCTTTCAGTTGCCCGAGTCTTAGTGGCAGCCTTTCGAGCCCTAGACCCTCTCCTGATCCGTACAGTCACTGATAGGGCATGGTTTGGGACCATTTGAAGGGCAGGTGGAGCCTCGGAGAGCTCAGAAGCAGAATTTGGGCCTTTATTGGCAACCTTCTTCCCCTTGGGCTTTTTGGGCCTTAGAACTACAGTTGAAGCCTCAATCTGTCTGCTAGCTCCCTCAATAGCATTTGAGGGCTCTCCATACTCAGTGTCAGCATTCATGGGCTTAGCAGTTGTCCTCTTAGCTTTGGAAATTTTCTTGGTTCGGATAGTGGCTGCTGAGGACTGGATACTAGCTGTCTCCTTGGCAATTTGGCCTTGGGTAGTGGCTGTGTGGGTGGCAGTCGAAGCCAGTGAGATCTCAGTGGCACTAGGTATGGTCTTATTGGCAGCCTTCTTTGCCTTAGAAGCTTTCTTGGGTTTGCTGACAGCTATCAAGGCCAGGGAATTAGCTGACTCATTGGCAACTGGAGACTGGAGAGTTGGTGAGGTAACTGGCAGGTTTAGGGCCTGTAAAGGTGACTTGAGCTGTGTAGTGACATCCTCAGTGCCAGTTAGAGATACCTTGGGAGTAACTCTCTTTGTCTTGGCTTTCTTGGTTTGAGCAGTAACTGAAGCCTGGATATTGGCTGCCTCAGTTGTAGCAGAAACCTGGCTGATCTGGGTGAACATTGGTAGGTTTAAAGCCTGCAGAGTTACTTTAGGCTTGTTGCTAGCAATGTCATTGGCAGATGGAACCTGAgggggagtgggtgtggtcttagTGATAGCTTTAATAGAAGTCTTCTTGGTCTTGCTTTTCTTAGGCCGGCTGGCAATCGGTGGGTCCTTGGATGCTGACAACAGGGTATGCATCAGCAGGACATTgtccttctctgtgctctcagtcTGTACATCTGGAGAGAAAGGAAGCCCTAGGCTCCCAGGGGGAGGCAGAGGGCCCTACATACTTAGGATTATGATCCTATGGAACATCTGGCCTCCCTACAATCACCCCTCTTTACAGTGGCCCCCGTTCCTGAACAGTTTGATTGAAAGGGTGTGGGGAAACAAACAGGgagcaggagacagagtcaggcaggtttccctcttcccagcaccaTGCAAAGTAAGATTGAGACAGGTTAGGTAGGGAATTATAAAACCACACCATGGTAGTGGACTCCAGAGAGGTAAGTGAATTTGGGGGAGGGTAGATGGCCTGGTAAGAATGCAGAGAGGTCTCACCTGGAATGTGGGCACCCGAAAACCATAGTCATTTCTTCTATCCATCTTCCTGAGAGACTGTAATAGCTGAGCCTGAAAGAAATAGGGCTGAGTTAGAGGAAAATAAaggagcaggagcagggagaTTCATCAGACGTCTTGCTAAATCTGAAGGGGGAAAGAATTTACCTAATTTTGGACCCCAGACCTTTCTGGGTTTGCCTATCTAGAAGCCCAAGGCATCTCGTTTCTGAGCTCCGGTATCTTTCACTTCCAAGATGGCAAATCAGTTCTACGACCTACACCTGAATACACCCTCTACCACACCGCAACCTGACAGTGCGCATGcgcacagaacacacacacacacacacacacacacacacacacacacacacacacacacacacacacacacacacaccgcacgcAAGCAGGATCACAGGTTTCCCAAATGAGCCTGGTCCTCAGGGTCCTCAGTACGCATGCGCCTTGGTGGACAGGACCATCTCTAACCATCTCATTTCCACTTATGCCCCCTCCCCGTGAGCTACAGAACATCTCGGTCCCACCCGCCGCCTCCCCCTAACTACACCATTTCTCAGCCCACCCTTTCCCCCTCAGAATGGCTCAAGCTCTGCAGGGCCATTTCGCGccgccccctctccccactcccccctagaagctcccccccccccgccattcCTCTGCTGCCGCGCCGCTTGTCAGCCACTCACCCTCGCTGTGGTTCCGCAGTCCTCCGCACCTCCCACCCCTCcgcaagccccctccccccacgctGCAGTCGCCTCCGCCGACACTGCCCCCCCACCTCGGTCCACGTCTGCAACGGCCCAGCCCCGCCCTTTCTGCAATATGgataccccacccccaaatccaaCAGGGTTACCCTTCGTGGATTCCCAGTTCCCTAACCCTACCAGGTCATTCTCCCTTTCAAACCAGTGCTAACCGGATCCTAGCCCgccctttctcccttccaagTCTGGTACTTGGGCCATTTAAAAAGGATTCTGCCGCTCCTTTCTTAGTCCCGATCCGATCCATCCTTTCCGTAGCCCAGAGGGGGTCCGGCCCCCTTTCTTCGGCTTAATCCGTTAATTCCGTCCCTTACCTCCCTCCTGAACTCGGTCCTCCTTCCTTTTTACTACAGCCAGAACGATTTCTCAACGTTTCCTTTACACAACCCCAAACAGGTCCGCATCCCTTCTTCCCATCGCCAAACTGAGTCCAGACCTTCCCTTGGCCCAGAGATCCCGCCCCCGCCTTTCTACCGTTAGAACTGGGTTCCGGCACCTCTAAACCCACCACACCAAAGCAGCTAGATCCCAAACCCCGGCAGGTTTTCTTCAAACCTTAAGGTTGTGTGAAGCCAGTCACCCCGAAGCTGCAGCCTTTAAGGCCCCGCAGGGTCTTTACCAAAGCTAGCCACCTCAGCTCACCTCGCCCTCGTGAGTCCAGAGGACGTCTGCTCTCTCCAAGCCTCTCCTCAGGTCTGAGCTTGTTACCCCCGCACCGCCTGGCCGGAAGTGGTCCTGCCTCTTTCCGCCTCCAGAGGGGGGTCTCCGTCCCTACcggcctgccccaccccctctctgCTTAACGACTTCCCGATCTCCTCCGTGTagctcctcttttctgtttactaCCTCTTGTTCAGCATCACAcctatttttccatttcatttctccGTTCCCCATTCTGTGTCCctgtttctttttgatttt
This is a stretch of genomic DNA from Microtus ochrogaster isolate Prairie Vole_2 chromosome X, MicOch1.0, whole genome shotgun sequence. It encodes these proteins:
- the Tro gene encoding trophinin, whose product is MDRRNDYGFRVPTFQGPLPPPGSLGLPFSPDVQTESTEKDNVLLMHTLLSASKDPPIASRPKKSKTKKTSIKAITKTTPTPPQVPSANDIASNKPKVTLQALNLPMFTQISQVSATTEAANIQASVTAQTKKAKTKRVTPKVSLTGTEDVTTQLKSPLQALNLPVTSPTLQSPVANESANSLALIAVSKPKKASKAKKAANKTIPSATEISLASTATHTATTQGQIAKETASIQSSAATIRTKKISKAKRTTAKPMNADTEYGEPSNAIEGASRQIEASTVVLRPKKPKGKKVANKGPNSASELSEAPPALQMVPNHALSVTVRIRRGSRARKAATKTRATESQAQINEQGAQAKMATSQASISALETQVAAAVQALADDYLAQLSLEPTTRTRGKRNRKSKHPNGEERTGGSFRRIPWGRRPPPPRDVAILQERANKLVKYLLVKDQTKIPIKRSDMLKDVIQEYDEYFPEIIERASYALEKMFRVNLKEIDKQSSLYILISTQESSAGILGTTKDTPKLGLLMVILSVIFMNGNKASEAVIWEVLRKLGLRPGVRHSLFGEVRKLITDEFVKQKYLEYKRVPNSRPPEYEFFWGLRSYHETSKMKVLKFACKVQKKDPKDWAAQYREAVEMDVQAAAVAVAEAEARAEARAQMGIGEEAVAGPWNWDDMDIDCLTREDLSTGDGFGSGPNASFDRGLNTIIGFGSDSNTSSGFTGETSTGSSFSNGPSSIVGFSGGPSTGAGFCNAPSTGGFGGGPSTGAGFGGPSTGGGFGGPSTAAGFGGGLSTSTGFGGGGLSSSAGFGGGLNTSAGFNGGPSTGTGFGGGATNLGACGFSYG